The following DNA comes from Thermoproteales archaeon.
TAAACCAATAGGCCAACCGAGATCATATAACCATTCAATAAAAAAGCCTAAATCCCGAGCTGGTTTCGTAAATAAATAATATGGCCTTATGAAAGCAATTGCAAGATCCTTCACTAAGTTCTCGTCAGCGCTGATTCTCAATTTATCTAATAAGACTATAACTTCCCCCTTATGAGTAACCTCAAGAAATGATGAGCTTCTGATTTTATCCACGAGCCTCCGGCTTTCTAACATTTTTTCATAAACATAATCCTTGTCTAAGCGGTATCCGTATTTTTTAAGAACTCTCCATAAGTATTCTGCTCTCTTCCGAGAATACTTTTCTATAGAAATTTTAGGATAAAATATTGTACCCCAGAAATCGAGTAGGACAGCGTACATATTAAATGTCACCGTTCGCGCCGCGTCTTAGTAATTCTATGGGATTACCTTGCCAGGATTTAAAATGTTATTAGGATCGAAGATTTGTTTTATTTTCTTCATAATTTTGATTTCTTCATCGCTAAGGCAAAGTCTCAGATATCTTTTTCTTATCGCGCCGACTCCATGCTCGCCCGTTATAACTCCTCCAAGCTTGACCGTCACTCTATAAATTTCCTCTTTCAACTTTTCATAATCATCCATAGTCCATCCATCCTTTTTTATTATATGAGGATGCAAGTTGCCATCTCCAGCATGTCCATATACGGGGATGTATGTATCGTATTTTTTCGATATAGCATCAATCGTATCCATGAGCTTGCCCATATTGGCTGGCGGTACGGCGATATCCAATATATCAATAGTATCAGGTTTAAGCGCGATGTAAATTTCACTCCTTATTTTTAGAATATTTTCCTGTTCTTTTCTTGATTCAGCAATCAATGGTTCCATTGCGGCAGCTTTATAGCAAACATCAGCTATTTTCTCGCACAGCCTGTAAACAGTTTCTTCATCAGCTTCCGCTAAAATAACTATAAGAAAAGCATTTCCTTCCTTACATGGCCATGTAAGCCCTAGTTTTCTTGCTGATTTTTCTATTAAATCCTTTTCAACGTATTCTAAAGCTAATGGAATTACACCACTTTGTAAAATTTTAGGTACGGCATCTATGGCGGTATGCCTATTTTCGAAGGGTATAATTAACGTAGCCATTGCGCCGTATTTAGGATATAGCCGTAATATGGCTTTAGTTATGATACCTAATGTTCCCTCGCTTCCAATGAATAAATGCATTAGATCATAGCCGGTATTGTTTTTAATTAATTTACCACCAAACTTTAATATCTCTCCTGTAGGCAAAACTACCTCAATGCCCTTTACGTAATTTCTCATAACTCCAGTTTTTACGGCCCTAGCGCCTCCCGCATTACATGCCACAAGCCCTCCAATTTGCGCTCCTTCATCTCCAGGATGCGCTGGGAAAAACAATCCGGCTTTATCAGCTTCTTCTATCAACTTTCCGAGAGTTACCCCAGCTTCTACAACTGCTATCAAATTTTCCTTATCAATTTCAATATTGTCCATTCTTTCTAAAGAAAGCACTATGCCGCTACTTGTGGGAATGCATCCTCCCACTAATCCGGTGCCGCCTCCTCTAGGAAAAACAGGAATTTTTTCTCGATTAGCAATTTTAAGGATTTCTGAGATTTCTTCCGTGTTTTTGGGTTTTACGACGACTATATCTGTTACGGCTTTTGGTCTAACAGGATAAGCTGTTTCGTCGTAAAGATAACTTTCTACCCTATCTTCTCCAACTATAACCCAGCTGCTCCCAACAACTTCCTCCAGCTTTCTTACCACACCTTCTTTCATGATAAAACCTTCCCCAGGTTTATCGTCAAATATTTTATATCACAATAGAATATATTAAAAATATTTCAACTAATCTTTCAAGCCTACCCAATTTTAGACCTTTCTTCTTTTATCCTTTTTATCAATTCGGGGATAATATCGTAAAGATCTCCTACTATTCCATAATCAGCGAACTTAAAGATAGGAGCAGAAACGTCCAAGTTTATTGCTACTATGAGTTCAGAATCTTTCATTCCAGCTAAATGCTGCGGCGATCCAGATATCCCGCAAGCAATATACAACCTAGGTTTGACAGTATTACCACTAAAACCTACTTGGAAATCTCTTGAAATCCATCCCTCATCTACTAGGGGGCGACTAGCGCCAACAACACCGCCAAGTAATGACGCTAGCTCTTCTATCATGCTAATATCCTCGGGCTTTTTTAATCCCCTACCACAGGCAACTATAATCTCGGCGTCGGAAATCTTAACCTTTTTTTGCCTTTCTTTTCTTAGGATACGAATCCCAGTATTTTCTAAAATTTTAACCTTCTTCTCTATGATTTCGCCTCTTCTATTCAAGTCTTTTTTGAGTGCTTTCATAACCTTGTACCGAATAGTGGCTATTACTGGTTTTGTTTTTGTCTTTATATGAGCTATTATATTACCTGTAAAAGCTGGCCGTATCTGCACAAAATCTCCATTTTCATCCAGTTGCAAGTCTATACAATCGGCTGTAAGACCCGTTTTTAGAGAAGCAGCAATCCTAGCTGCGAGCGATTTGCCTCGACGAGTCGCACCAATTAGCACAAGTCCAGGTTTTTCCTCATTTATTAAATCCACTATGTTATGCTTATAGAGAATCACGTCGAAATGCTCGAGGAGAGGATGATCATAAAGAAAAACCTTGTCAGCTCCGTAATAGATTAATTCTTTCGCTTTTTCTCTCAAGTTATAACCTAGTAGCACGCATGACAAGCTGACCTTTAATTCATCTGCTAACTCTCTTCCTTTACCAAGAAGTTCAAATGAAATAGGATGAAGATTTGCCTCATGCTGTTCGGCATAAACTAAGATACCGTTGTAGTCTTTCATGATATCACTTCAAGAATCCTTTTTGTCTCAAGATCTCAGCTAACTCCTCTACGCCATTGAGAAACTGGCATTTCCGAATTTTTTCTTGAGGAATCTCGATTTTGTGAACATATGTAGGAGATCCGGCAAATCCCAGCCTATTAACATCAGCTACATCTGCTAAATCATCAACTGTCCATATCAAAATTTTGGCTTTTTTAGCTTTCAGCTTATCCTTCAGCTTGGGTAGTCTTGGAACATTGATATCCTTTGTTACCGTGATTAACGCTGGAAGGTCTAGTTCCACCAGATAATAAGCATCCCCGAAATCGGCTATCACACGAATTTTCCCATCCAGAATGTCTCTAATCTCACATACATATGCAGTATGTGGGATGCCCAGATGCTCTGCAAGCTCGGGTCCTAC
Coding sequences within:
- a CDS encoding HAD family hydrolase; its protein translation is MYAVLLDFWGTIFYPKISIEKYSRKRAEYLWRVLKKYGYRLDKDYVYEKMLESRRLVDKIRSSSFLEVTHKGEVIVLLDKLRISADENLVKDLAIAFIRPYYLFTKPARDLGFFIEWLYDLGWPIGLVSNTMYGKATRRILSRYGLRKYFKVLALSDEVGFRKPHPKIFRYALKYLRVKPKNVIMIGDEIYDIYGAKTLGMKTIQYIGFRREKIEIADFKARSFKEIIEYIENNLI
- a CDS encoding FAD-binding oxidoreductase; amino-acid sequence: MKEGVVRKLEEVVGSSWVIVGEDRVESYLYDETAYPVRPKAVTDIVVVKPKNTEEISEILKIANREKIPVFPRGGGTGLVGGCIPTSSGIVLSLERMDNIEIDKENLIAVVEAGVTLGKLIEEADKAGLFFPAHPGDEGAQIGGLVACNAGGARAVKTGVMRNYVKGIEVVLPTGEILKFGGKLIKNNTGYDLMHLFIGSEGTLGIITKAILRLYPKYGAMATLIIPFENRHTAIDAVPKILQSGVIPLALEYVEKDLIEKSARKLGLTWPCKEGNAFLIVILAEADEETVYRLCEKIADVCYKAAAMEPLIAESRKEQENILKIRSEIYIALKPDTIDILDIAVPPANMGKLMDTIDAISKKYDTYIPVYGHAGDGNLHPHIIKKDGWTMDDYEKLKEEIYRVTVKLGGVITGEHGVGAIRKRYLRLCLSDEEIKIMKKIKQIFDPNNILNPGKVIP
- a CDS encoding electron transfer flavoprotein subunit alpha/FixB family protein, which gives rise to MKDYNGILVYAEQHEANLHPISFELLGKGRELADELKVSLSCVLLGYNLREKAKELIYYGADKVFLYDHPLLEHFDVILYKHNIVDLINEEKPGLVLIGATRRGKSLAARIAASLKTGLTADCIDLQLDENGDFVQIRPAFTGNIIAHIKTKTKPVIATIRYKVMKALKKDLNRRGEIIEKKVKILENTGIRILRKERQKKVKISDAEIIVACGRGLKKPEDISMIEELASLLGGVVGASRPLVDEGWISRDFQVGFSGNTVKPRLYIACGISGSPQHLAGMKDSELIVAINLDVSAPIFKFADYGIVGDLYDIIPELIKRIKEERSKIG
- a CDS encoding electron transfer flavoprotein subunit beta/FixA family protein, with product MSFHIIVPVKQVPDIEKVKFDIETGRIDRSSAPGETNPFDLNALEAALQIKEKYGGFITAISMGPLQAESTLKDALARGADRAILLSDSRFAGADTLATSYTLACAIKKLGSFDLIICGEKTVDGDTGQVGPELAEHLGIPHTAYVCEIRDILDGKIRVIADFGDAYYLVELDLPALITVTKDINVPRLPKLKDKLKAKKAKILIWTVDDLADVADVNRLGFAGSPTYVHKIEIPQEKIRKCQFLNGVEELAEILRQKGFLK